The following are from one region of the Clostridia bacterium genome:
- a CDS encoding DEAD/DEAH box helicase, which produces MTTKKDFEHYGLSKETLKALKKLGYDKPTEVQEKVIPMVFKNADIIVKSQTGSGKTAAFAIPICERLELEKRYPQVLVLTPTRELAVQVKEDFSHLGRFKRIRCAAIFGKQPMELQKRELKQRVHVVVGTPGRTFDHIERQNLVLNEIKYLVIDEADKMLDMGFIDQVEEIIKLLPQKRVTMLFSATMPDLIEEVCNKYMRKPQKVEVASQISTTEKIQQYCYEVEEDNKFSILKKIIYTEKPESCILFCNTREKVDSLLGKMKAERFFCEGLHGGMDQDQRLSVVQSFKRGEFHFLVATDVAARGIHIDDVTHVINYDVPMENESYVHRIGRTGRVESKGVAITLASPRELRFLKDIEEYVQYKIPRRELPTDAEVQTGRGDFEDKIKSKPKAKKNKAEALNREITKIRINAGKTKRMRPGDILGAISNIKGINPEDIGIIDVQDTCSYVEVFGRDADYIVKELQDTSIKGKVHTVKKVRFRNA; this is translated from the coding sequence ATGACAACCAAGAAGGATTTTGAGCATTATGGCTTAAGCAAGGAAACATTAAAGGCTCTAAAAAAGCTCGGATATGACAAACCGACAGAGGTTCAGGAGAAGGTCATACCCATGGTGTTTAAAAATGCAGACATCATAGTAAAGTCACAGACAGGAAGCGGCAAGACAGCTGCATTTGCGATACCCATATGTGAAAGGCTGGAGCTTGAGAAAAGATATCCTCAGGTTCTGGTGCTTACCCCTACAAGGGAACTGGCTGTGCAGGTAAAAGAGGACTTTTCCCATTTGGGCAGGTTCAAGAGAATAAGGTGTGCCGCAATATTTGGCAAGCAGCCTATGGAATTGCAGAAGAGGGAACTAAAGCAGAGAGTACACGTTGTTGTGGGCACTCCAGGAAGAACCTTTGATCATATAGAACGCCAGAATCTTGTTCTGAATGAAATAAAATATCTGGTAATTGATGAAGCGGATAAAATGCTCGATATGGGCTTCATAGACCAGGTAGAAGAAATTATTAAGCTGCTTCCTCAAAAAAGGGTAACCATGCTGTTTTCTGCAACAATGCCTGACTTGATAGAAGAGGTATGCAATAAATATATGAGGAAGCCTCAAAAGGTTGAGGTGGCTTCCCAAATATCTACCACAGAAAAAATACAGCAGTACTGCTATGAGGTTGAGGAAGACAATAAATTCAGCATTCTAAAGAAAATAATATACACAGAAAAACCGGAAAGCTGCATTTTGTTCTGCAATACCAGGGAGAAGGTAGATAGCCTGCTGGGGAAAATGAAGGCTGAAAGATTCTTCTGCGAGGGCTTGCATGGAGGAATGGATCAGGACCAGCGCTTAAGCGTTGTGCAGAGCTTCAAGAGAGGTGAGTTTCATTTCCTGGTTGCAACAGATGTTGCGGCTAGAGGGATTCATATAGATGATGTCACCCACGTTATCAATTATGACGTTCCTATGGAAAACGAAAGCTATGTTCACAGGATTGGCAGAACAGGACGTGTAGAAAGCAAGGGGGTAGCCATTACTCTTGCATCACCCAGGGAATTGAGGTTTTTGAAGGATATTGAAGAGTATGTACAGTATAAGATTCCAAGGAGAGAGCTGCCCACAGATGCTGAAGTGCAAACGGGCAGGGGGGACTTTGAAGATAAGATAAAGTCAAAGCCTAAAGCCAAGAAAAACAAAGCAGAAGCACTGAACAGGGAGATTACAAAAATACGTATAAATGCAGGCAAGACCAAGCGAATGAGGCCGGGTGACATACTGGGTGCTATATCGAATATCAAAGGGATTAATCCGGAGGATATAGGAATAATTGATGTGCAGGATACCTGCTCCTATGTGGAGGTATTCGGCAGAGATGCGGATTATATAGTCAAGGAGCTTCAGGATACAAGCATTAAAGGGAAAGTGCATACCGTAAAGAAAGTAAGATTCCGCAATGCGTAA
- a CDS encoding MarR family transcriptional regulator, whose amino-acid sequence MDSIDKQKFIFGSIFLLANTLQVIGDQYLGRDGITTKQWLLQVMISQLGDNPPTLSEVAELMGSSRQNVKQLALKLEEKGFLTIQKDEHDARALRLKLTDKSQVFWEKRKKQDDEFIEDLFKDLSQEEIDSMFKGVGKLFTKVEKIEKTIHGRMY is encoded by the coding sequence ATGGATTCTATTGATAAGCAGAAGTTCATATTCGGCAGTATTTTCTTGCTTGCAAACACGCTTCAGGTCATAGGAGACCAATATCTTGGAAGAGATGGTATTACCACAAAACAGTGGCTCCTGCAAGTAATGATATCACAATTAGGTGATAATCCCCCGACATTAAGTGAGGTGGCTGAACTTATGGGCAGCTCACGCCAGAATGTAAAGCAGCTTGCACTGAAGCTTGAGGAAAAAGGCTTCTTGACTATTCAGAAGGATGAGCATGATGCCCGGGCCTTAAGGCTTAAACTGACAGATAAAAGTCAGGTATTTTGGGAAAAAAGAAAGAAGCAGGATGACGAATTTATAGAAGATCTTTTTAAGGATTTAAGCCAAGAGGAAATTGATTCGATGTTCAAAGGCGTTGGTAAGTTATTTACGAAGGTAGAGAAAATAGAAAAAACCATACATGGAAGGATGTATTAA
- a CDS encoding FMN-binding protein, with protein sequence MKLFLKIMLSVFIIFVLVSGGGLFFISRGVEAGEVLEINDVDLSKLNDGTYNGTYNGGRWTNEVNVIVKDHKITGVEIVKDVLLPKPEVTAELVNLVLEKQSPKIDAISGSTVTCKAYLKSIENALK encoded by the coding sequence ATGAAATTATTTTTAAAGATTATGTTGTCAGTATTCATAATTTTTGTATTGGTTTCTGGAGGGGGCTTATTCTTCATCAGCAGAGGAGTCGAAGCTGGGGAAGTGTTGGAAATCAATGATGTAGATCTATCTAAACTAAATGATGGAACCTACAACGGAACATATAATGGTGGAAGATGGACCAATGAAGTGAATGTGATAGTCAAAGATCATAAAATTACAGGGGTTGAGATAGTGAAGGATGTTCTGCTTCCAAAGCCAGAGGTTACGGCTGAGCTGGTAAACCTGGTGCTGGAGAAGCAAAGCCCAAAGATTGATGCGATATCAGGCTCAACAGTTACCTGTAAGGCTTATCTGAAATCTATAGAAAACGCACTGAAATAA
- a CDS encoding NAD(P)H-dependent oxidoreductase → MSIVILDAMEGSNSISDKLKERMLQKSKELSHFELRDMKILPCRSCGVCGFKSPGKCVFKDDMHEILYAMAKSSTIVLLAPVRFGGYPSSLKKAVDKFALMALPSYTVKHGHMVHPARYGSKMLIGIGVQGQASKEREESFKRLVENNALNGQFEHKSVVLNASDDMNEIEQVIDNLLKGVC, encoded by the coding sequence ATGTCAATAGTAATACTGGACGCAATGGAAGGCAGCAACAGCATTTCAGACAAGCTGAAAGAAAGAATGCTGCAAAAGAGTAAAGAGCTTTCACATTTTGAATTAAGGGATATGAAAATTCTGCCCTGCAGATCCTGCGGTGTATGTGGGTTTAAATCCCCTGGCAAATGTGTATTTAAGGATGACATGCATGAGATATTATACGCCATGGCAAAGAGCAGCACGATTGTACTACTTGCACCGGTGAGGTTTGGCGGTTATCCTTCCAGCCTCAAAAAAGCTGTAGATAAATTTGCGTTAATGGCCCTTCCATCATATACAGTAAAGCATGGTCATATGGTGCATCCAGCACGTTATGGCAGTAAAATGCTTATTGGAATCGGGGTGCAAGGACAGGCTTCAAAGGAGAGGGAGGAAAGCTTCAAGAGACTGGTGGAAAACAACGCATTGAACGGACAATTTGAACATAAGTCAGTAGTGCTGAATGCTTCAGATGATATGAACGAGATAGAACAGGTTATAGATAATCTGTTAAAGGGGGTGTGCTAG